cagtgccccccaatcccctcccagtcccctcccagtccttcccagtcTCCCCCACTTGctcccaatcccctcccagtccttcccagtctctcccagtgcctcctctgtccctctcagtgccccccagtccctcccagtcccctcccagtttctcccagtctctcccacttgctcccagtcccctcccagtccctcccagtcccctcccagtccttcccagtctctcccagtgcctcctctgtccctcccagtgccccccaatcccctcccagtcccctcccagtccttcccagtcTCCCCCACTTGctcccaatcccctcccagtccttcccagtctctcccagttgctcccagtccctcccagtcccctcccagttgctcccagtctctcccactTGCttccagtcccctcccagtcccctcccagtccctcccagtcccctcccagtccctcccagtccctcccaatcccctcccagtccctcccagttgctcccagtcccctcccaatcccctcccagttgctcccagtctctcccactttctcccaatcccctcccagtccctcccagtcccctcccagttgctcccagtccctcccagtcccctcccacttgctcccaatcccctcccagtccctcccaatcccctcccagtcgctcccaatcccctcccagtccctcccagtcccaccTGGTCGGTGCACCAGTACCAGGCCGAGATGATTCCCAGTCCCAGCACGAGGCCGGGCCAGGGCAGGTCCCCGGTACTGGGATGGCGCAGGAGGTGGAAGGCGtcgggccggggctgcccgcaGGGCCCGGAGGCGTtggggtgcagggccagggggtAACGCTCCAGCAAGCCCTGGTAGCCCCCCACGGCACCCAGAGCTGCCGGaaaccagtatggaccagtatggaccagtaaGAACCAGTATGAACCAATATgaaccagtataaaccagtagaAACcaggatggggtttgggggtggtACTGGAGAGTGGGTGGTGCTCCCTCCCAGTATGGCCCACGACCAGTATgaaccagtataaaccagtataaaccagtgaagaccagtataaaccagtataaatcagtataaaccagtataaaccagtaaaaaccagtataaaccagtataaaccagtataaatCAGTATgaaccagtataaaccagtataaaccagtaaagaccagtataaaccagtataaaaCAGTAGAAACCAGTAAAGACCAGTATAAAtcagtataaaccagtataatCCAGTAAAGACAAGTATAAACCAGTAAAAACCAGTAGAAACcaggatggggtttgggggtggtACTGGAGAGTGGGTGGTGCTCCCTCCCAGTATGGCCCAggaccagtatggaccagtatggaccagtataaaccagtataaaaCATTAAAGACCAGTAAAAACCAGTAGAAACCGGTAGAAACCAGTAGAAAGCAGGATggaccagtataaaccagttTGGGGGTTGGGGGTGGTTTTAGAGAGCAGGCGGTGCCTCCTCCCAGtgaccagtatggaccagtatggaccagtatggaccagtataaaccagtaaGGCACCACAGTGCtgcatcccagtccctcccagtcccttccaggccctccctgtccctcccagtccctcccaatcccctcccagtctcctcccagtccctgccAGTATAaaccagtgctcccagtcccaccGTAGCCGGCCAGCACCGAGGCGCCCACGATGATGATGAGGGTCTGCACCAGGTCCGCGAACATCAGCGCCGTCAGGCCCCCTAGgccagtataaaccagtataaaccagtgGAAACCAGTATAGACCAATATGAACCAGCATGAAGCGGTATAAAGCCCAAAACCCAGTAAAAACCAGTATGGACCGGTATAGACTGGTATGGAGCAGTGAGCTcggccaggctggagcacagagcCTGCGGGACCAGTATagaccagtataaaccagtataaaccagtatggaGCGGTATGGACAGGTATAAAGCCCAAcaaccagtataaaccagtataaaccagtatggaccttcccaatcccctcccagtttgCCCCAGTAGGGACCAGTTAcgtcccagtccctcccagtaacctcccagtttgtcccagtgccccccaatcccctcccagtcccctcccagtaTCACCCCAGCGCCTCCCAGTATAAaccagtcccctcccagtccctctcaGTCCttcccaatcccctcccagtccctcccagtcccctcccagcacctcccagtccctcccaatcccctcccagtccatcccagtcccctcccagcacctcccagcacctcccagtaTCACCCCAGCGCCTCCCAGTATAAaccagtccctcccagtaccgccgcccccaaatccccatcaACACCCCCgaatccaccccaaaccccctcccagtccctcccagtttgTCCCAACCCCCTCCCAGTTTGTTCCAGTTCCCCTCCCGGTCCCtcccagtataaaccagtataaaccagtatggaacctcccaatcccctcccagtctctcccagtccctcccagttacatcccagtccctcccagtttgTCCCGGTccctcccaatcccctcccagtccctcccagtcccctcccagtgcctcccagtccctcccagtatcACCCCAGCGCCTCCCAGTATAAaccagtccctcccagtacccccgcccccaaatccccatcaACACCCCCgaatccaccccaaaccccctcccagtccctcccagtttgTCCCAACCCCCTCCCAGTTTGTTCCAGTTCCCCTCCCGGTCCCtcccagtataaaccagtataaaccagtataaaccagtatggaACCTCCCAATCCCCTCCAAGTCACTCCCAGTACGGAGCAGTtacatcccagtccctcccagtaacatcccagtccctcccagcacctcccagcacctcccagtccctcccaatcccctcccagtccctcccagttccctcccagcgcctcccagtccctcccagtatcaccccagcacctcccagtataaaccagtccctcccagtaccccccccaaatccccatcaACACCCCCGAATCCACCCCACaccccctcccagtccctcccagtttgTCCCAACCCCCTCCCAGTTTGTTCCAGtccccctcccagtccctcccagtataaaccagtataaaccagtcCCACCTGTGACCGTGTACAGGGCCGTGATCCCCAGCAGGGCCCCCACGGAGGCGTAAAGGTCCCAGCCCAGGGCCTCGCGGATGAACAGCGCCCCCGAGTACATGTCCACCTGCGGGGGggtactgggagggactgggacaaactgggagggactgggaaggggATTGGAACAAACCcggagggactgggaggggactggggggcgctgggagaaactgggagggactgggagggggtttggggtggatttgggggggtttggggggtttggggggtactgggggggactgggagggactggtttatactgggaggggattgggatgatactgggagggactgggaggggactgggatgATACTGGGGCatactgggaggcactgggagggactggaaggggactgggatggactggaaGGGACTGGGACAAACTGTtagggactgggagggactggtAGGGGACTGGTTTATATTGGGAGGTTATTGGGATAatactgggagggactgggagggattgggagaggctgggagggactgggagggaactggtTCATACTGGGAGGTTACTGGGATGATACTGGGTGATattgggaggcactgggagggactgggatgtgACTGGGACGGACTGGAAGGGactgggacaaactgggagggactgggaggggactggtTTCTACTGGGAGGTTACTGGGATGATACCAGGGGatactgggaggcactgggagggactgggacaaactgggagggactgggactgggtttggggtggatttgggggggtttagggggtttggggggactgggagggactggttTGTACTGGGAGGTCACTGGGATgatactgggagggactgggatggactgggagggactgggaggagaCTGGGATGGTACTGGGGTatactgggaggcactgggagggactgggaggtgactgggagggactgggaggggactgggacaaactgggaggggactggggggtCCTTCTGGAATCTGGGGCttcctcccagtccctcccagtccctcccagtcccctcccagtaagccccaaaccccatcccagTAAGAACCAGTAgctcccagttcatcccagcaatgcccaaaccccaaaccagtaTAACCCAGTAaccccaatcccctcccagtcccctcccagtccctcccagtttgtcccagtccctcccagtgccctcccagtcccccccagttccctcccagtccctcccaatcccctcccagtccctcccagtataAACCAGTGCCCCCCAATcccccccaatcccctcccagtccctcccagtccctcccagtttgtcccagtccctcccagtgccctcccagtccctcccaatcccctcccagtcccccccaatcccctcccagtccctcccagtgccctcccagtgcctcccagttTCCCCCaatccctcccagtccctcccagtcccctcccagttcctcccagtccattcccagtccctcccagtgcctccccgtccctcccaatcccctcccagtcccccccaatcccctcccagtgccctcccagtgcctcccagttTCCCCCaatccctcccagtccctcccagtcccctcccagtccctcccagtccattcccagtccctcccagtgcctcccagtccctcccaatcccctcccagtcccccccaatcccctcccagcaccctcccagtgcctcccagttTCCCCCaatccctcccagtccctcccaggcccctcccagtccctcccagtcccttcccagtccctcccagtccctcccagtccctcccagtccccccccaaatcccctcccagtgccctcccagtataacccagtgctcccagtaccGAGATCTTGGTGCTGACGTAGAGCCCCAGCGAGAGCAGGGCCAGGTAGAGGCGGATCCGGCCCCCCCCGAAGCGCCGGCCCAGGTACTCGGGCATGGTGCTCACCTGGCCCCGCCCAGTCAGGCCCCGCCCAGTCAGGCCACGCCCCCAGTCAGGCCACGCCCAGTCAGGCCACACCCAGTTAGGCCACACCCAGACAGGCCCCGCCCAGTTAGGCCACGCCCCCAGTTAGACAcacatccccccccccccccccccccagttagGCCTTGTCTCCAGTTAGGCTGCACCCAGATAGGCCACACCCAGTTAGGCCACGCCTCCAGTTGGGCCACGCCCAGTTAGGCCACGCCCCCAGTTAGGCCATGCCCCCAGTTAGGCCACGCCCAGTTAGGCCACGCCCAGTTaggcacacacacccccccccccggtgAGGCCTCGCCTCCAGTTAGGCCGCACCCAGTTAGGCCACACTCAGTTAGGCCATGCCCAGTTAGACCACGCCCCCAGTTAGGCCACGCCCCCAgttagacacacacacacacccagtTAGGCCTCGCCTCCAGTTAGGCTGCACCCCGTTGGGCCACACCCAGTTGGGCCACACCCAGTTAGGCCAAGCCCAGTTAGGCCACGCCCAGTTAGGCCACACCCAGTTAGACCACACCCAGTTAGGCCCCGCCCAGTTAGGCCACACCCAGTTAGGCCACGCCCAGTTAGGCCACACCCAGTTAGGCCACACCCAGTTGGGCCACACCCAGTTGGGCCACACCCAGTTAGGCCACGCCCAGTCAGGCCACGCCCAGTTAGGCCACACCCAGTTAGACCACACCCAGTTAGGCCACGCCCAGTTAGGCCACGCCCAGTTAGGCCACACCCAGTTGGGCCACACCCAGTTGGGCCACACCCAGTTAGGCCCCGCCCAGTTAGGCCACGCCCAGTTAGGCCACACCCAGTTAGGCCAAGCCCAGTTAGGCCACGCCCAGTTAGGCCACACCCAGTTAGACCACACCCAGTTAGGCCCCGCCCAGTTAGGCCACACCCAGTTAGGCCACGCCCAGTTAGGCCACACCCAGTTGGGCCACACCCAGTTGGGCCACACCCAGTTGGGCCACACCCAGTTAGGCCACGCCCAGTTAGGCCACGCCCAGTTAGGCCACACCCAGTTAGACCACACCCAGTTAGGCCACGCCCAGTTAGGCCACGCCCAGTTGGGCCACACCCAGTTGGGCCACACCCAGTTAGGCCCCGCCCAGTTAGGCCACGCCCAGTTAGGCCACACCCAGTTAGGCCACACCCAGTTAGGCCACGTCCCGTTAGGGCACGCCAGTTAGGCCACGCCCAGTTAGGCCACACCCAGTTAGGCCACGTCCCGTTAGGCCACACCCAGTTAGGCCCCGCCCAGTAAGGCCACACCCAGTTAGGCCACACCCAGTTAGGCCACGTCCCGTTAGGCCACACCCAGTTAGGCCACGCCCAGTTAGGCCACACCCAGTTGGGCCACACCCAGTTAGGCCCCGCCCAGTTAGGCCACGCCCAGTTAGGCCATGCCCAGTTGGGCCACACCCAGTTAGGCCATGCCCCCAGTTAGGCCGTACCCAGTTAGGCCACGCCCAGTTGGGCCACGCCCCCACCAGGCCACCCCCCCGTCAGGCCACGCCCTGTttgtcccagtccctcccagtccatcccagaCCCAGTATCATCCCAACAACCTCCCAGTATGAATCAATcgcctcccagtccctcccagtccttcccactccctcccagtccctcccagtccctcccagtccctcccagtccccccaatcccctcccaatccctcccaatcccctcccagcccctcccagtccctcccagtccttcccagtccctcccagtccctcccactccctcccagtcccctcccagtccttcccagtccctcccagtccctcccagtctcACCCCGGCTCTCAGGTAGATGGGCACGaacacccagcccagcagcagcacaacgAACATGCCCTGGGGGCGGGGCAGGGGGCGGCGTCATATCGCGATAGCGAGGGGGGGCGTGGCGATATCGCGACAGAGCCACTAGGGGGCACTGTCGGGATGGCCGAGATCGCCACAGAgctgcgggggggggggggggggggggggggggggggcgggcggggggggaggCGATATCGCGATATATCGCGATATGTCGTCACGTATTGCGATATACGGCGATACATCGTCACATATCGCGATATACACTGCGACAGATCATCCCATATCGCGATATACGGCGATACATCGTCACATATCGCGATATACACTGCGACAGATCATCCCATATCGCGATATACGGCGATACATCGTCACATATCGCGATATACGGCGATACATCGTCACATATCGCGATATACGGCGATATATCGCGGCCTATCGTGGGATATCGCGACTCACGCTCCACTCGAAGCCGCCCACGGCGATGCCGCCGGCCGCGCCCGTCCCGGCCAGGCCCACAAAGTGCCCGGAGCCGATGTTGCTGGCGAAGAGCGACGCCCCCACCTGGAGGGGACGGAGTGACCCTGAGtgacccctgagtgaccccTGAGTGACCCATCCATCCCCCCAGTATGGCACCAGTACAAACCAGTACAAACCAGTACaaaccagtatggaccagttTGATCCCTGAGTGACCCCCGAGTGACCCCGAGTGACCCCTGAGTGACCCTGAGTGACCCCTGAGTGACCCTGAATGACCCCGAGTGACCCCCGAGTGACCCCTGAGTGACCCTGAGTGACCCCGGAGTGACCCTGAGTGACCCGGAGtgacccctgagtgaccccTGAGTGACCCTGAGTGACCCGGAGtgacccctgagtgaccccTGAGTGACCCATCCATCCCCCCAGTATGGCACCAGTACAAACCAGTACAAACCAGTACaaaccagtatggaccagttTGATCCCTGAGTGACCCTTGAGTGCCCCCTAAGtgacccctgagtgaccccTGAGTGCCCCCTAAGTGACCCCTAAGTGACCCCTGAGTAACCCCTGAGTAACCCCTGAGtgacccctgagtgaccccTGAGTGACTCCTCCATCCTCCCAGCATGGCACCAGTAGAAACCAGTAGAAACCAGTGCAAACCAGTAGAAACCAGTAGAAAACAGTTTGACCCGAGTGACCCCAGAATGACCTCTGAGTGCCCCCTGAGTGACCCCTGAGTGACCCTGAGTGACCCCTCCATCCCCCCAGTATCGCACCAGTATGGCACCGGTATAAACCAGTAcaaaccagtataaaccagtacgaaccagtataaaccagtataaaccaATATAAACCATTATGGACCAGTTGGACCCCTGAGTGACCCCAGAGTGACCCCTGAGTGACCTTGAGTGACCCCTCCATCCCCCCACTATGGCACCAGTGTGGCACCAGTACAAACCAGCATAAACCAGTAGAAAGCAGTACAAACCAGTATGAACCAGTACGaaccagtacagaccagtacaAACCAGTACAAACCAGTGGTCACTCACCGGTGCCCAGCTCATGCTGCGTCCGGCCAGGAAATACCCGGAGAGGCTCCGGCCGCTGCGCCTGCGCAGGGACTGGGACCAGAACGGACCAGTAAGGACCAGTATagaccagtatggaccagtacggaccagtatggaccagtatggaacagtatggaccagtataaaccagttTGGACCAGTATGGAACAGTATggaccagtataaaccagttTGGACCAGTTTGGGCTCCCAGTTTGGGTTCCCAGTCTGGACCAGTTTGGCCTCCCATTGCTCCCAGTTtgagctcccagtgctcccagtttgggctcccagtttgggctcccagtgctcccagagCTCCCACTTTAGACCAGTTTGGACCAGTTTGagcccccagagctcccagtaAGGACCAGTTtgggctcccagtgctcccagtttgggctcccagtgctcccagtttgggcTCCCAGTTTGGACCCCCAGTTTGGGCTTCCAGTTTGAGCTCCCAGTTTGGACCAGTTTGGGcttccagtgctcccagtttgggctcccagtgctcccagtttgggcTCCCAGTGCTCTCAGTTTGGACCAGTTTGGGCCAGTTTGGGCTCCCAGTTTGGGCTCCCAGTTTGGGCTCCCAGTTTGGACCAATTTGGACCAGTTTGGGCTCCCAGTTTGGACCAGTTTGGTCTCCCAGTTTGGTCTCCCAGTTTGGGCTCCCAGTTTGGGCTCCCAGTTTGggctcccagagctcccagttTGGGCTCCCAGTTTGAGCTCCCAGTTTGGACCAGTTtgggctcccagtgctcccagagCTCCCACTTTAGACCAGTTTGGGCTCCCAGTTTGagcccccagagctcccagtaAGGACCAGTTTggcctcccagtgctcccagtttgggcTCCCAGTTTGGGCTCCCAGTTTGAGCTCCCAGTTtgggctcccagtgctcccagtttgggctcccagtttgggctcccagtttgggctcccagtttgggctcccagtgctcccagtttgggcTCCCAGTTTGGACCAGTTTGGGCTCCCAGTTTGGGCTCCCATTGCTCCCAGTTTGGGCTCCCAGTTTGGACCAGTTTGgactcccagtgctcccagtttgggcTCCCAGTTTGGACCAGTTTGGGCTCCCAGTTtgggctcccagtgctcccagtttgggcTCCCAGTTTGAGCTCCCAGTTTGGACCACTTTGGgctccagtgctcccagtttgggctcccagtgctcccagtgctcccagtttgggcTCCCAGTTTGGACCAGTTTGGGCTCCCAGTTTGagcccccagagctc
The DNA window shown above is from Corvus moneduloides isolate bCorMon1 unplaced genomic scaffold, bCorMon1.pri scaffold_160_arrow_ctg1, whole genome shotgun sequence and carries:
- the LOC116438905 gene encoding sodium/glucose cotransporter 2-like — translated: MSWAPVGASLFASNIGSGHFVGLAGTGAAGGIAVGGFEWSGMFVVLLLGWVFVPIYLRAGVSTMPEYLGRRFGGGRIRLYLALLSLGLYVSTKISVDMYSGALFIREALGWDLYASVGALLGITALYTVTGGLTALMFADLVQTLIIIVGASVLAGYALGAVGGYQGLLERYPLALHPNASGPCGQPRPDAFHLLRHPSTGDLPWPGLVLGLGIISAWYWCTDQVIVQRCLAGRSLTHVRAGCVLCGYLKVLPMFLMVLPGMAARVLFPEVVGCADPQGCSRACGSPAGCSNVAYPRLVLRLLPHGLRGLMLAVVLAALMSSLASIFASSAALFTLDVYRKLRPRAGQRHLLVAGRLWVVAMVGLSLAWLPVVEAARGGQLFDYIQALASYLAPPVAAVFFLAIFVPRVNEPVSGTWGAPGGHLGGT